A portion of the Marinitoga litoralis genome contains these proteins:
- a CDS encoding ABC transporter ATP-binding protein, giving the protein MKEPILKVNNLHTYFDTEDGEVRAVRGVSFDVHEGETIAIVGESGSGKSVTSLSIMRLLDENGRIADGEILYKGQDITKIPDEDMRHIRGKEIAMIFQEPMTALNPVFTVGDQIIEMIMLHMGMDEKAARQRAIDLLRKVGIPEPEKRVDQYPHELSGGMRQRAMIAMALSCNPKVLIADEPTTALDVTIQAQILELMKELQKEYGMAIIFITHDLGVVAEMADKAAVMYAGKVVEYGDIVSIFKRPKNPYTWGLMQSIPKLNEEVDRLMSIPGTVPNPRRFPKGCGFSNRCFLAKERCKDEMPELVEVEPGHYSRCFYIDELVKEVENSRVGEK; this is encoded by the coding sequence ATGAAAGAGCCAATATTAAAAGTAAATAATTTACATACATATTTTGATACAGAAGATGGTGAAGTAAGAGCTGTTAGAGGAGTTTCTTTTGATGTGCATGAAGGAGAAACTATAGCAATAGTTGGTGAATCAGGTTCTGGTAAATCAGTAACTTCTTTGAGTATAATGAGATTACTTGATGAAAATGGTAGAATTGCCGATGGTGAAATATTATATAAGGGACAAGATATAACTAAGATCCCTGATGAAGATATGAGACATATTAGAGGAAAAGAAATTGCTATGATTTTCCAAGAACCAATGACAGCATTAAACCCAGTATTTACTGTTGGTGATCAAATAATTGAAATGATTATGCTTCACATGGGCATGGATGAAAAAGCTGCTAGACAAAGAGCTATAGACTTATTAAGAAAAGTTGGAATTCCTGAACCAGAAAAACGTGTTGATCAATATCCACATGAATTATCAGGTGGTATGAGACAAAGAGCTATGATTGCAATGGCTTTGTCATGTAATCCAAAAGTATTAATTGCAGATGAGCCTACCACAGCGCTTGATGTTACAATTCAAGCTCAAATATTAGAATTAATGAAAGAATTACAAAAAGAATACGGTATGGCAATTATATTTATAACTCACGATTTAGGTGTTGTTGCAGAAATGGCAGATAAAGCTGCAGTTATGTATGCTGGTAAAGTTGTAGAATATGGGGATATAGTGTCTATATTTAAAAGACCAAAGAACCCATATACATGGGGATTAATGCAATCTATACCTAAATTAAATGAAGAAGTAGATAGATTGATGTCAATACCAGGAACAGTTCCAAACCCAAGAAGATTCCCTAAAGGATGTGGGTTTTCAAATAGATGTTTCTTAGCAAAAGAAAGATGTAAAGATGAAATGCCAGAATTAGTAGAAGTTGAACCAGGACATTATTCAAGATGTTTCTACATTGATGAATTGGTTAAAGAAGTAGAGAACTCAAGGGTAGGTGAAAAATGA
- a CDS encoding ABC transporter ATP-binding protein, translated as MSQKKVLLQVDNLKKYFPVRAGVFKKVVAHVQAVDDISFKVYEGETIGLVGESGCGKSTTGMTVLRLLDPTGGRIVVDGLDTTPMFMKSSKARKYINETYVNKFNELKNKYKTEDEVIKNLKDDIDKKYAEIYFSKGYNGLHEEMLSKLEEKRKWFRRNMQIIFQDPYSSLNPRLRIRSIIAEGLFTHGLVKNGAEATEKIKDLLERVGLSSEYIYRFPHEFSGGQRQRIGIARALALNPKLIVADEAVSALDVSIQSQVINLLEDLQNEYKLTYVFIAHDLAVVKHISDRIAVMYLGKIVELADKKELFDNPLHPYTVSLMSAIPIPDPEYKKKRIILQGDVPSPINPPSGCRFHTRCPIAKDICSKQEPPLVELENGHQVACHFAGQFKG; from the coding sequence ATGTCTCAGAAAAAAGTTCTTTTACAAGTTGATAATCTAAAAAAATATTTCCCAGTAAGAGCAGGAGTTTTCAAAAAGGTTGTAGCTCATGTACAAGCAGTTGATGACATATCATTTAAAGTATATGAAGGAGAAACAATAGGATTAGTTGGGGAATCTGGTTGTGGAAAAAGTACAACTGGTATGACAGTATTAAGATTATTAGACCCAACAGGTGGAAGAATTGTAGTTGATGGTTTAGATACAACACCTATGTTCATGAAATCATCTAAAGCTAGAAAATATATAAATGAAACGTATGTTAATAAATTTAATGAATTAAAAAACAAGTATAAAACAGAAGATGAAGTAATTAAAAATTTAAAAGATGATATAGATAAGAAATACGCAGAAATATATTTTAGTAAAGGATATAATGGATTACATGAAGAAATGTTATCTAAATTAGAAGAAAAAAGAAAATGGTTTAGAAGAAATATGCAAATTATTTTCCAAGATCCATATTCTTCATTAAACCCAAGATTAAGAATTAGAAGTATTATTGCTGAGGGTTTATTTACACACGGATTAGTAAAAAATGGTGCAGAAGCTACTGAAAAAATAAAAGATTTATTAGAAAGAGTTGGATTATCTTCAGAATATATTTATAGATTCCCACATGAATTTTCTGGTGGTCAAAGACAAAGAATTGGTATTGCTAGAGCATTAGCTTTAAATCCAAAATTAATTGTTGCTGATGAAGCTGTTTCTGCTTTAGACGTTTCAATTCAATCACAAGTTATTAACTTATTAGAAGATTTACAAAATGAATATAAATTAACATATGTATTTATTGCACACGATTTAGCTGTTGTTAAACATATATCTGATAGAATTGCTGTTATGTATCTTGGTAAAATTGTTGAATTAGCTGATAAGAAAGAATTATTTGACAATCCATTACATCCATATACAGTTTCATTAATGTCAGCAATTCCTATTCCAGATCCTGAATACAAAAAGAAGAGAATTATTTTACAAGGAGATGTTCCTAGTCCAATTAATCCACCAAGTGGATGTAGATTCCATACAAGATGCCCAATAGCAAAAGATATCTGTTCAAAACAAGAACCACCACTAGTAGAATTAGAAAATGGACATCAAGTTGCATGTCATTTTGCAGGACAATTTAAAGGATAA
- a CDS encoding glycerophosphodiester phosphodiesterase family protein, with amino-acid sequence MAKERPVILGHRGYRAKYPENTILAFKKAIEYGADGVELDVQLSKDGALIIYHDDNFEKITGDNTKIIDLTSKEIKKIKNGGEPIPTLEEVFIKLPDYSYINVEIKNVDATEMAYNTVKSFNALERVLFSSFNVEALKKLRNLDNNIDLGLLIEEKEMIDKIIPLHNELNFYSINLPVEGIEMLGLENYKTLISQLMELGLHIVFWTLNDIETLESLDGYFDAIITDNVETIVEYYNK; translated from the coding sequence ATGGCAAAAGAACGTCCAGTTATATTAGGACATAGAGGGTATAGAGCTAAATATCCAGAAAATACTATTTTAGCTTTCAAAAAAGCAATAGAATATGGAGCAGATGGTGTAGAATTAGATGTTCAACTTTCAAAAGATGGAGCATTGATAATTTATCACGATGATAATTTTGAGAAAATCACTGGAGATAATACCAAAATTATTGATTTAACTTCTAAAGAAATTAAGAAAATTAAAAACGGTGGAGAGCCAATACCAACTTTAGAAGAAGTATTTATCAAATTACCAGATTATTCATATATTAACGTTGAAATTAAAAATGTTGATGCAACAGAAATGGCATATAATACTGTAAAAAGTTTTAATGCATTAGAAAGAGTTCTATTTTCTTCCTTTAATGTTGAAGCTCTAAAAAAATTAAGAAATTTAGATAATAATATTGATTTAGGGTTATTAATTGAAGAGAAAGAAATGATAGATAAAATTATACCACTTCATAATGAATTAAATTTTTATTCTATTAATTTACCAGTAGAAGGGATAGAAATGCTAGGTTTAGAAAATTATAAGACATTAATTTCTCAATTAATGGAATTAGGGTTACATATAGTCTTTTGGACTTTAAATGATATTGAAACTTTAGAAAGTTTAGACGGATATTTTGATGCTATAATTACTGATAATGTTGAAACTATTGTTGAATATTATAATAAATGA
- the dnaN gene encoding DNA polymerase III subunit beta: protein MIYKLEVERSKLNNLMDMAAKAVAKKTTNPILSGFKFSVKDNDLHLYATDLQTAFHGVLKNIIVEKVEKINEDLFTENSEENTEEVPETEVLFEEVANVEIKPEFVVDASYFMDIIKNLSFESVNIYLENRNIKVIAGKSEFLLPTMNADEFPEIVPNKVEEGLMTFERQKLLSMIEKVIFCALRDSENMSRNLNGVYWDFREGGYLTLVAADGYRLALAELSLDIINTPPSFLLSLKSMEELQNVLRSSKSENIDLFFDGSRVLFFLDDENIEIILNVVDATFPDYVRIIPQAFKTKVITSTDLFLKVLKRVSIAAKNDQIKMEIKDSIMELTAKSPEVGLAVEELEIEKEGEDIIIAYSPKYLREAIDHIATSEVEFNITSESSQTMIKPVGDDSYMYIVMPVRLK, encoded by the coding sequence ATGATTTATAAGCTAGAAGTAGAAAGAAGTAAATTAAATAATTTAATGGATATGGCTGCAAAAGCGGTGGCTAAAAAAACAACAAACCCAATATTATCAGGATTTAAATTTTCTGTAAAAGACAATGATTTGCATTTATACGCTACAGATTTACAAACGGCTTTTCATGGTGTATTAAAAAATATTATTGTTGAAAAAGTAGAAAAAATAAATGAAGATTTATTTACTGAAAATTCAGAAGAAAATACAGAAGAAGTTCCTGAAACAGAAGTATTATTTGAAGAAGTAGCTAATGTTGAAATAAAACCAGAATTTGTTGTAGACGCTAGTTATTTTATGGATATAATTAAAAATTTAAGTTTTGAAAGTGTAAATATATACTTAGAAAATAGAAACATAAAAGTTATTGCTGGTAAATCAGAGTTCTTATTACCAACAATGAATGCAGATGAATTTCCTGAAATTGTTCCAAATAAAGTAGAAGAAGGATTAATGACTTTTGAAAGACAAAAATTATTGTCAATGATAGAAAAAGTAATTTTTTGTGCATTGAGAGATTCAGAAAATATGTCAAGAAATTTAAATGGAGTATATTGGGACTTTAGAGAAGGTGGATATTTAACATTAGTAGCAGCAGATGGTTATAGATTGGCATTAGCCGAATTATCTTTAGATATAATTAATACACCACCATCATTCCTATTATCTTTAAAGAGTATGGAAGAATTACAAAATGTTTTAAGAAGTTCAAAATCCGAAAATATCGACTTATTCTTTGATGGTTCAAGGGTATTATTCTTCTTAGATGATGAAAATATTGAAATTATTTTAAATGTTGTTGATGCAACATTCCCAGATTATGTAAGAATTATTCCTCAAGCATTTAAAACAAAAGTAATAACATCTACAGATTTATTCTTAAAAGTATTAAAAAGAGTTTCTATAGCTGCTAAGAATGATCAAATAAAAATGGAAATAAAAGATAGCATTATGGAATTAACTGCAAAATCTCCAGAAGTTGGTTTAGCAGTTGAAGAATTAGAAATAGAAAAAGAAGGTGAAGATATCATAATAGCATATTCACCTAAATATTTAAGAGAAGCTATAGATCATATAGCAACATCTGAAGTTGAGTTTAATATTACTAGTGAAAGTTCCCAAACTATGATAAAACCTGTTGGTGATGATTCATATATGTATATTGTAATGCCTGTGAGGTTGAAATAG
- the ispF gene encoding 2-C-methyl-D-erythritol 2,4-cyclodiphosphate synthase, which translates to MVRVGFGYDVHPFEDNKKLYIGGVEIPSNKGLKGHSDGDVLIHSIIDALLGALGMENIGELFPETDEFKNVDSKILLKKTMEKLRNIKIINIDTTVVTSYVKLNPYKNEIKKTLAELMNIEISQINIKGKSGNSLGIGGKNEGIEAYAVVLIENENK; encoded by the coding sequence ATAGTGAGAGTAGGATTTGGATATGATGTTCATCCATTTGAAGATAATAAAAAGTTGTATATAGGTGGAGTTGAAATACCTTCAAATAAGGGTTTAAAAGGACATTCTGATGGGGATGTCCTTATTCATTCTATTATAGATGCATTATTAGGTGCATTAGGTATGGAAAACATTGGAGAATTGTTTCCAGAAACAGATGAATTTAAAAATGTTGATAGCAAGATATTATTAAAAAAAACTATGGAAAAATTGAGAAACATAAAAATAATTAATATTGATACAACAGTTGTGACTTCATATGTGAAATTAAATCCATATAAGAATGAAATAAAAAAAACATTAGCAGAGTTAATGAATATAGAGATTTCTCAAATTAATATTAAAGGGAAATCTGGTAATAGCTTAGGTATTGGTGGTAAAAACGAAGGTATTGAAGCCTATGCGGTAGTTTTAATTGAAAATGAAAATAAATAA
- the nfi gene encoding endonuclease V, protein MKINNIHDFNDLYYEKCIEIQKSLVNKIELKTFGKTPKIVAGVDLSFYNNFGIAIVVVIDNNFKEIELVYHYQKIDFPYIPGLLAFRELPVFLEAWKKLKTRPDLVFFDGQGIAHPRKMGIATHTSFFIGLPTIGIAKSRLYGNYIEPEIGKGSFSYLFDNENNKIGVVLRTRENVKPVFVSPGNYITIDESKEIALKYTSKYKIPEPTRLAHVYSQKIKNELFKSG, encoded by the coding sequence ATGAAAATAAATAATATACATGATTTTAATGATTTATATTATGAAAAATGTATAGAAATACAAAAAAGTTTAGTTAATAAGATAGAATTGAAAACATTTGGAAAAACTCCTAAAATAGTAGCAGGAGTAGATTTATCTTTCTATAATAATTTTGGAATTGCAATTGTTGTAGTAATTGATAATAATTTTAAAGAAATTGAATTAGTATACCATTATCAAAAAATAGATTTTCCATATATTCCAGGGTTATTAGCTTTTAGAGAATTACCAGTATTTTTAGAAGCATGGAAAAAATTAAAGACAAGACCGGACTTAGTATTTTTTGATGGTCAAGGGATAGCTCATCCAAGAAAAATGGGAATAGCTACTCACACTTCATTTTTTATTGGACTTCCTACTATAGGTATAGCAAAATCCAGATTATATGGTAATTATATAGAACCTGAAATTGGAAAAGGTAGTTTTTCCTATTTATTTGATAATGAAAATAATAAAATTGGAGTAGTTTTAAGAACAAGAGAAAACGTAAAACCTGTTTTTGTATCTCCTGGAAATTATATAACAATTGATGAATCAAAAGAGATAGCGTTAAAATATACATCAAAATATAAAATACCAGAACCAACAAGATTAGCACATGTGTATTCTCAAAAAATTAAAAACGAATTATTTAAATCGGGGTGA
- a CDS encoding inositol monophosphatase family protein, which yields MDILQIMIKAAKEAGDILLSKKKKLKNIQTKKSSSDLVSEADLQSQKLIIDTIINEISDAIILAEETWNGDKRLLKHGKKVFVIDPLDGTLNYVHGMDFYSVSIGMLDDGEIKYGVVYLPETNKLYYAEKGKGSYLNGVKLYRNDNKNLSESMFVTGWPYEEDLFKKAYETISKVQKNIHEVRILGSAAGELCMLAEGKIDGYWEYGLGPWDLAAGVLIAKEAGMEVYSITQKEFDLSKGEIIATFKDNIDKVYNILKE from the coding sequence ATGGATATTTTGCAAATAATGATAAAAGCTGCAAAAGAAGCTGGGGATATATTATTGTCAAAGAAGAAGAAATTAAAAAATATACAAACAAAAAAATCTTCATCGGATTTAGTAAGTGAAGCAGATTTGCAATCTCAAAAGTTAATAATAGATACTATAATAAATGAAATATCAGATGCAATTATATTAGCTGAAGAAACATGGAATGGAGATAAAAGATTATTAAAGCACGGTAAAAAAGTATTTGTAATAGATCCTTTAGATGGAACATTAAATTATGTTCATGGAATGGATTTTTATTCGGTATCTATAGGAATGTTAGATGATGGTGAAATTAAGTATGGAGTTGTATATTTACCTGAGACAAATAAATTATATTATGCAGAAAAAGGTAAAGGGTCATATTTAAACGGTGTTAAGTTATATAGGAATGATAATAAGAATTTAAGTGAGTCAATGTTTGTAACTGGATGGCCATATGAAGAGGATTTATTTAAGAAAGCATATGAAACAATATCTAAAGTTCAAAAAAATATTCATGAAGTAAGAATATTAGGAAGTGCGGCTGGAGAATTATGTATGCTTGCTGAAGGCAAAATTGATGGGTACTGGGAATATGGACTTGGACCTTGGGATTTAGCAGCTGGTGTATTAATTGCAAAAGAAGCTGGTATGGAAGTTTATAGTATTACCCAAAAAGAATTTGATCTTTCAAAAGGGGAAATAATAGCAACATTTAAAGATAATATAGATAAAGTATATAATATTTTAAAGGAGTGA
- a CDS encoding type II toxin-antitoxin system RelE/ParE family toxin yields the protein MAEIFKTLELLEQFGPNLKHPYSKILNENKYKGITLRELRIKSHVQLRIFYFIKDNKIFILFDYKIKKTQKFGSSILDPIFKKMKRIINEMEE from the coding sequence TTGGCTGAAATATTTAAAACTCTTGAATTATTAGAACAATTTGGACCTAATTTGAAACATCCTTATTCTAAAATACTTAATGAAAATAAATATAAAGGTATTACTTTAAGAGAGTTAAGAATAAAGTCTCATGTTCAATTAAGGATTTTTTATTTTATAAAGGATAATAAAATTTTTATTTTGTTTGATTATAAAATAAAGAAAACTCAAAAATTTGGTTCATCTATATTGGATCCAATATTTAAGAAAATGAAAAGAATAATAAATGAAATGGAGGAATAA
- a CDS encoding helix-turn-helix domain-containing protein has product MNNVKLYDFDEYKKQTLKDNEQLKERYDELDLKYQVISAVIEYRQKHHLTQQEFAKKVGISQQALSRFERGIINPRVDFLNKILRAAGKKVIIK; this is encoded by the coding sequence ATGAATAATGTTAAATTATACGATTTTGATGAATATAAAAAACAAACTTTAAAAGATAATGAACAATTAAAAGAAAGATATGATGAGCTTGATTTAAAATATCAAGTTATATCTGCGGTTATTGAATATCGTCAAAAACATCATTTAACTCAGCAAGAATTTGCTAAAAAAGTAGGTATTTCACAACAAGCCTTATCAAGATTTGAACGTGGAATAATAAATCCAAGAGTTGACTTTTTAAATAAGATTCTTAGAGCTGCTGGGAAAAAAGTAATAATTAAATAA
- a CDS encoding SagB/ThcOx family dehydrogenase, protein MKKCGRDILKSNWKMLEVEKPDRDKKIPIPPYIKPYDENGEFIDLIPPENIKLGNIDIRRVLENRKSRRTFEDKPLTLEELSYLLYYTQGVKSIVKDKVTFRTVPSAGATHPLETYLLIFNVEGVEKGLYRYIPTIHKLLLIKKGDFSREIVDATLGQAFLGKSAVVFIWTAIPYRTEWKYSFEAHKTIAIDAGHACQNLYLTAESINCGTCAVAAYDQEAMDKLIGVDVNDELVVYLAPVGKSK, encoded by the coding sequence ATGAAAAAATGTGGAAGAGATATTTTAAAATCAAATTGGAAAATGTTAGAAGTTGAAAAGCCTGATAGAGATAAAAAGATACCTATACCACCATATATTAAACCATATGATGAAAATGGAGAGTTTATAGATTTAATTCCACCAGAAAATATTAAACTTGGAAATATTGATATTAGAAGAGTTTTGGAAAATAGAAAAAGCAGAAGAACTTTTGAAGATAAACCTCTAACCTTAGAAGAATTATCTTATTTATTATATTATACTCAAGGTGTAAAAAGTATAGTAAAAGATAAGGTTACTTTTAGAACCGTTCCTTCTGCTGGTGCAACACACCCATTAGAAACATATTTACTAATTTTCAATGTTGAAGGTGTAGAAAAAGGGTTATATAGGTATATTCCAACAATACATAAGTTGTTATTAATAAAAAAAGGAGATTTTTCTAGAGAAATTGTAGATGCTACATTAGGTCAAGCATTTTTAGGAAAAAGTGCTGTTGTTTTTATCTGGACTGCTATACCATATAGAACCGAATGGAAGTATTCATTTGAAGCACATAAGACTATTGCTATTGATGCTGGACATGCTTGTCAAAATTTATATTTAACTGCTGAATCAATTAATTGTGGAACATGCGCAGTCGCAGCTTATGACCAAGAGGCTATGGATAAATTAATTGGTGTTGATGTGAATGATGAACTTGTTGTGTATTTAGCTCCTGTTGGGAAAAGTAAATAA
- a CDS encoding EFR1 family ferrodoxin (N-terminal region resembles flavodoxins. C-terminal ferrodoxin region binds two 4Fe-4S clusters.): MIKMAYFSGTGNTEYVSNLLKEQLESRGKKVEITKITLKNYNYSADNCELFILICPIHSFDVPWPVYKWLKNIKINSVKTAILTVSAGGYIPPNSGSRIKLKKIFNKKNCDIFYEDDIQMPLVCIKPMEEKEIYQILNNLPNKIEEVANNIVNKVPKNTKVYFKGLMLSKVATFQNFFAKIFAKGYVVNDKCNLCQWCIKNCPTNNISLKDNKIKFGMNCSLCLNCIYNCPQNAIMQKKYPFMVLKDGYNLKKYLIRYK, translated from the coding sequence ATGATTAAGATGGCTTATTTTTCAGGAACGGGAAATACTGAATATGTTTCAAATCTATTAAAAGAGCAGTTAGAATCTAGGGGGAAAAAAGTTGAAATAACAAAAATTACATTAAAAAATTATAATTACTCTGCAGATAATTGCGAATTATTTATATTGATATGCCCTATTCATTCTTTTGATGTTCCTTGGCCAGTATATAAATGGCTTAAAAATATTAAAATTAATAGTGTAAAAACTGCTATATTAACTGTTTCTGCAGGTGGATATATACCTCCAAATAGTGGTTCAAGAATAAAATTGAAGAAAATTTTTAATAAGAAAAATTGTGATATTTTTTACGAAGATGATATTCAAATGCCTTTAGTATGTATTAAACCAATGGAAGAAAAGGAAATATATCAAATCTTAAATAATTTGCCTAATAAGATTGAGGAAGTTGCTAATAATATTGTAAATAAGGTACCAAAAAACACAAAAGTGTATTTTAAAGGCTTAATGCTATCTAAAGTTGCTACATTTCAAAACTTTTTTGCAAAAATATTTGCAAAAGGTTATGTAGTTAATGACAAATGCAATTTATGTCAATGGTGTATAAAAAACTGTCCCACTAATAATATATCTTTAAAGGATAATAAAATAAAATTTGGAATGAATTGTTCACTTTGCTTAAACTGTATATATAATTGTCCACAAAATGCTATAATGCAAAAAAAATATCCGTTTATGGTTTTAAAAGACGGGTATAATTTGAAAAAATATTTAATAAGGTATAAATGA
- a CDS encoding phytoene desaturase family protein yields MKVIIVGGGISGLTAACFAKGDVLLIEKNNKCGGLVNTFSRDGFKFEGGVRALLNSGIIFPMLEKLNIELETLPNNVSIGIEDKIIHIKDKNSILDYELMLKELYPENSDEISNLIKIIKKTMDNLEILYSVKNPLFANKKDYINYLPWLFKAIKVFTAMKNMNEPIEEFLKERISNNSLIDIIDQHFFKYLPSFFALSYFYIYSDYFYPKGGVGVLAEKLENKFLENNGEILYNTEIISIDVNKRYVIDQNGEKYYYDKLIWAADLKKLYNMVYINNNKFIAEKEKILSAEPAESVYTIYIAVDEPPETFAKISHGHFFYTPSKKGLGEIHRSELEKLIQNGSKQEIIEWIENFGKYNTYEISIPVLKDPDAAPKGKTGLIISTLFDYRLIKKVYDEGWYDEFKGYMEKHFIETLSKSIYPALKDKIIFKFSATPLTIENYADTYNGSIIGWSFKDKLPIVNSLSKSALTSIPNVYKAGKWAYSPSGVPMAILTGKIAADKI; encoded by the coding sequence ATGAAAGTTATTATAGTTGGCGGCGGGATTTCTGGATTAACCGCTGCATGTTTTGCAAAAGGAGATGTTTTATTAATAGAAAAGAATAATAAATGCGGTGGGCTTGTGAACACTTTCAGTAGAGATGGTTTTAAATTTGAAGGTGGAGTTAGAGCTCTTTTAAATTCTGGAATAATATTCCCTATGTTAGAAAAATTAAATATAGAATTAGAAACTCTTCCTAATAATGTTTCTATAGGTATTGAAGATAAAATTATTCATATAAAAGATAAGAATAGTATTTTAGACTATGAATTAATGCTAAAAGAATTATATCCAGAAAATTCTGATGAAATAAGTAATTTAATAAAAATTATTAAAAAAACAATGGATAATCTAGAAATATTATATAGTGTAAAAAACCCGCTTTTTGCAAATAAAAAAGATTATATTAATTATTTACCTTGGTTGTTTAAAGCAATTAAGGTTTTTACTGCAATGAAAAACATGAATGAACCTATTGAAGAGTTCTTAAAAGAAAGAATATCAAATAATTCTTTAATAGATATTATTGATCAACATTTCTTTAAATATTTACCATCATTTTTTGCTTTGAGCTATTTTTATATTTATTCAGATTATTTTTATCCTAAAGGTGGTGTGGGGGTATTAGCTGAAAAATTAGAAAATAAGTTTTTAGAAAATAACGGTGAAATTTTATACAATACTGAAATTATATCAATAGATGTAAATAAAAGATATGTAATTGATCAAAATGGTGAAAAATATTATTACGACAAATTGATCTGGGCCGCAGATTTAAAAAAATTGTATAATATGGTATATATAAATAATAATAAGTTTATTGCAGAAAAAGAAAAAATATTATCTGCAGAACCAGCGGAATCTGTATATACTATATATATTGCAGTTGATGAACCCCCAGAAACATTTGCAAAAATTTCTCATGGGCACTTTTTCTATACTCCTTCTAAAAAAGGACTTGGTGAAATTCATAGGTCTGAATTAGAAAAACTAATACAAAATGGTTCAAAACAAGAAATAATTGAATGGATAGAAAATTTTGGAAAATATAATACATATGAAATTTCAATTCCCGTATTAAAAGATCCTGATGCAGCACCAAAAGGAAAAACAGGATTGATTATTAGTACTTTATTTGACTATAGGCTAATAAAAAAAGTATATGATGAAGGTTGGTATGATGAATTCAAAGGTTATATGGAAAAACATTTTATTGAAACATTATCTAAATCTATTTATCCTGCACTAAAAGATAAAATTATATTCAAATTTTCTGCTACTCCTTTAACAATAGAAAATTATGCAGATACATATAATGGTTCAATTATAGGTTGGTCATTTAAAGATAAATTGCCAATTGTAAATAGCTTAAGCAAATCTGCTTTAACTTCAATTCCTAATGTATATAAGGCTGGAAAATGGGCATATAGCCCTTCGGGTGTGCCAATGGCAATACTAACCGGTAAAATTGCTGCAGATAAGATTTGA